The genomic DNA CATGAACCTGCTGGTACTTGACGAGCCGACCAACCATCTGGATGTTGACGCCAAGGAAGCGCTGAAAGAGGCGATCCGCGGCTATAAAGGCACTGTGCTGCTCGTTAGCCACGAGCCCGAGTTCTATTCCGATATTGTCTCAGACGTCTGGAATGTTGAGGACTGGACGACTAAGTTGGTTTGAAGATTCTACCTTATAAAGCGTCCCTTCGTTCTTAGTACATTGGCCTAAGAACGAGGGGGCGCTTTATGTTATGCGGCTGTGTGGTGCCTACTCAAAGGCAAAAATACAGATTTTAAACTTTAAAAAAACACAGTTTTGCCTAAATTTGTAATTAATATAAGGGCAAATGAAAGGGGGCCTTCAACTATGGTGAACAGCAAGAAAAAAGCATCCAGAATCAGGCTTATCATACAGGTTTTTATCTTTGTGCTTGTATTTCTGATTGCCATAAGCAAATGGATGGTGGAAAAGGGAATTAAAATTCCACTGTTGCCAAATGCATCGCTTCACGCAATTTGTCCTTTTGGCGGTGTAGCAACTATTTATGAATTTATCACGACGGGTGGATTTATCCAAAAAATACACAATTCGTCATTCATTTTGATGATTCTCAGCGTAATAACGGCAGTTTTGTTTGGCACGATATTCTGTGGATATATTTGTCCGTTCGGCTCCTTTCAGGAGTGGATTGGCAAACTAGGTAAAAAACTTTTCCCGAAAAAGTACAACCAGACGGTTCCCCAAAAATTAGACAGTACTTTAAGATATCTCAGATATGTGGTTTTGATCATGGTTGTGTATCATACTGCGAGTACAGCCAAGTTGGTTTTTCAGTCGATTGA from Oscillospiraceae bacterium MB24-C1 includes the following:
- a CDS encoding 4Fe-4S binding protein, encoding MVNSKKKASRIRLIIQVFIFVLVFLIAISKWMVEKGIKIPLLPNASLHAICPFGGVATIYEFITTGGFIQKIHNSSFILMILSVITAVLFGTIFCGYICPFGSFQEWIGKLGKKLFPKKYNQTVPQKLDSTLRYLRYVVLIMVVYHTASTAKLVFQSIDPYYALFNFFTDEVAVSAYIMLGLIMVLSLFIERPWCKYLCPYGAFLSLFNPIRVFKLKRNKSTCVGCKKCDRVCPMNIEVSSKEVIGDLHCISCHKCTSEVSCPIKDTVSIAFGKEGVHIEN